The window GGTCCGCCAGATCAACAAGACGCCGATCGTGGTCAACGACTCGCGCGGCTTCTTCACCTCGCGCGTCATCGGACAGTTCATCAACGAGGGCGTGGCGATGGTCGGCGAGGGCGTGGAGCCCGCCTCCATCGAGCAGGCCGCCGCCCAGGCCGGATACCCGGCCAAGGTGCTCTCCCTGATGGACGAGCTCACCCTCACCCTGCCGCGCAAGATCCGCAACGAGAGCCGCAAGGCCTTCGAGGCCGAGGGCCGGACCTGGACCGAGCACCCCGCCGACACGGTCATCGACCGCATGGTCGACGAGTTCGGCCGCACCGGCCGCAGCGGTGGCGCCGGCTTCTACGAGTACGACGAGTCCGGCAAGCGCTCCCGCATCTGGCCGGGCCTGCGCGAACACTTCGGCAGCCCGGGCGTCGACGTCCCGTTCCGGGACATGAAGGAGCGGATGCTCTTCTCCGAGGCCCTGGACACCGTCCGCTGCCTCGACGAGGGCGTCCTCACCTCGATCGCCGACGCCAACATCGGCTCCATCATGGGCATCGGCTTCCCGGCCTGGACGGGCGGCGTGATCCAGTACATCAACGGCTACGAGGGCGGCCTGCCCGGCTTCGTGGCCCGCGCCCGCGAGCTCGCCGAGACGTACGGCGAGCGCTTCACCCCGCCGGCCTCGCTGATCGCGAAGGCCGAGCGGGGCGAGACCTACGCGGACTGAGCACGCCCGCCCCGGGCCCGCCCGCGAGCGGGCCCGGGGCACCGCCGCCTCCGCATCCCCGGCCGGCCGATCCGGTGGCCGGGGCAGGACGCCGTACGGCACTTCGTGAGTCCGGCAGTGGCCGGAAGGCGGCTCAGCCCGGTCCCGGCCGCCGCCGGGGACGCAGGGCCGCCCACTGCTCCAGGAAGCGGGCGGCCTCCGGGTCTCCCGCTTCGGCCGCCCGCCGGTACCACAGCTCGGCCTCGCTCCGGCCCCGGCGGGTGCGGATGAGCACGTGCCCGAGGTCCATCATCGAGTCGACCGAACCGGTCGCCGCGGCGCGCCGGAGCCAGGGCTGGGCCTCCTTGAACCATCCCGCCTCGGCCAGCAGGCCCCCGAGGGGTCCGGCCGCGCCTTCCTCACCGGCCTCGACCGCGCGCAGCAGCCAGAACTCGGCTCCGGCGGGGCGGCCGGTCCGGGCCAGCACCATCCCCAGATTGGCCATCGCCGAGGTGTTCCCGCCGTCGCACGCGACCCGCAGGTGCCCTTCCGCCCCGCGCAGTTCGCCCTCCCCGCACAGCCGCAGCCCCTCGGCCGCCGCCGCGCGGACCCGCTCGGGGTCGGTGCCGGGACGCATCCACCCCCGGTCACCGGCGGCCGGGCCCGACCCGTCCGGCCGGCCGCGACGGCGCATCCGTTTCAGCAGGCGCCGCACCGCCCGAACCCCGGGGACGCGGTCGGCGAGGGAGGACATGGCCATGAACACGAGGGTGGCCCGGACGTTCTCGGTCTCCCACTGGCCGGGGCCCAGCACCCTTTCGCAGTCGGCCAGGGCCTCGCGCACCATCTCGGCCCCCAGCGCTTCCCGGCCGGCGGCGAAGTAGGCGTCGCCGAGCTGGTGACCGATGTGCAGGGTGGCCGGATGGTCCGGTCCCAGCACCCACAGGGAGTACCCCAGTGCGGTCTCCAGGACCTCGGTGGCCGACCGGACGTCTCCGGCCCGCAGGTACGCACTCCCGAGCACGGCGCGGGCGGACACGGTGCTCCGGTGCTCCGGGCCGTGCTCCCGTTCGCGTCCGAGGACATCCGCCCGCAGCTGCTCGATGTCGTCGCGCGGCTGCTGGGTGAGCTCCGATGCGACGGCGGCGACGTCGGAGCGGACGTCCGCGGTCAGGGGGTGACTCGCCCCCAGGACCCGCTCGCAGTCGGTGAGGAGTGCCGTGAGCTGCCGGGCGGCCTCCGTCGCGTTCCCCGCGGCGTGCCGGGCACTGGCGAGGTGGTGGCGGGAGCGCAGGGTGTCGAAGTGGTCCGGGCCCAGAACCCTGAGGCAGTCGGCGAGCTGGGTCTCGAACAGGTCGGTGGCCCGGACCGTGTTGCCGCGTTCGTGGTGGGCAACGGCGAGGTTCCCGCGGGAGACCAGGGTGTCGGGATGGTCCGCCCCCAGCACCCGTTCCCGGTGGCCGAGGCTGGCCTCCAGCAGCTCGATGCCGAGGTCCGGGTTGCCGCCGGCGTAGGTGATGGAGGCCAGGTAGGCCTGGGAGGCCAGGGTCAGGCGGTGGTCGGGGCCCAGGATCTGCTGCTGGTCGGACAGGTTCGCCTCGAGCAGTTCACGGGCCCGGACCCGGTCCCCCGTCTCCAGTTGCGCGGCCGCCAGGTTGGCGCGGGCGTGCAGGGTGGCCGGAGCGTACGCCCCCTGCGTCCGCCCGTGGAAGTCGGCGATCCGGGAGCAGTATTGGACCGCCCGGTGCTGCAGGTTCTGGCTCCCGAGGAAGCGCGCGGCCGCCTCGAAGACGCCGGTCGCCGCGGCGTCGTCCTGCGCCGCGGTCGTGTGCGCGACCAGGGCGTCGGCGTGCGGCAGGAAGCACTGCCAGGCCTCGAGCCCGGCGTCGGGCGCGGGACGGGCCAGGGTGAGGAGGTCCACCGAGCGGGCGCGCGCCCGGGCGACGGCCTCGTCCTCGCGGTGCCGGATCGCCGCGTCGGGCGTGCGGAAGACCTCTTGCACGAGCCGGTGCACCGACAGCGAGCGGTCGAGGAAGTCGACCATGCGGTACGCGCGGAGCAGGCCCAGCGCATGGACGAGCGGTCCCTGATCGGCCATCGGCGTCAGGAGGCTGCGGGGAATCCCGTCGGGGGCGAACCAGGCCAGGGTCCTGAACACTTCGAGGGCGAGCGCGTCCTCCTCGGCGATCCGGTCCAGGGTCACGGTCCAGACAGCGGCGATCGTCCGGTCCCCGGGTGTCCCGGCAGCCGCTCCGCGAAAGGTTTCGGCGCTCCGGTGGTCCAGGAGGTCCAGATACTCACCCACGCCGATGCCGGTCTGGGAGAGGTACGCACCCGCCTGTGCGACGGCGAGGGGCAGGTGGCCCAGCCGTGCACTCAGCCGGGCCGCGTCGGGAAGTTCGGCGCGGCCCGAGGAACGCCGCAGCAGTTCCGTGGCGTCCTCGACCGGCATGGCCCCCAGCGTCACGGGCCGGTCGACCAGGTCCTGCCAGCCCTCGGCGAGGCGGCTGGTGATCAGGAAACGCCCGGTGCCCAGTGAACCGATCAGCTCCTGCACATCGGCCGGTGCGGCCACGTCGTCCAGGATCAGCAGCCACCCGTCGTGGCAGGCCAGCCAGCTCCGGGCCCACGCCGCGGCGTCGGGCAGGGGTGCGCTGTTCAGCTCGGGCACCATCCGCACGGCCAGCGCGGCCAGTCCGGCCTCGATCCGGTCGGGGCTGTCGGCGGTGATCCACCAGACGGGGCTGTACGCATCCTGTCGCATCTGGGCGTAGCGGCAGGCCAGCGCCGATTTGCCGACTCCGCCGAGGCCCGCGACGGTCTGGGCGATCAGTCCCGTTCCGGACTGCAGGACGGTGTGCAGATCGCTCAGTTCCCGCTCCCGGCCCACGAACCGGCCGGCGGCCAGGGCCGTGGGGGAGAGCCTGCCCGGACCGCCCGGCCAGCTCAGCGACGCCGCCGAGGGCAGGGGGTGGTGGTAGTTGTTGACCGTGTTGCTCGCCCCGTCGCCCAGGGAGATGATCCCGTGGTTGACCGAGACCTCGGCCCGTCGGCTCAAGGGTTCCACGCCGACGCTCAGCGATCCCCGACGGTGTTGGTGGCGTGGTCGCCCAGCGAGACGATGCCGGTGTTCTCCCGCACCGCGACCGTGCGGTCGCCGCTGACCGTGACCACCGGCCGGCCGGCCGCCGCGAGGAGTGCGGCCAGTTCCCCGGCCAGGGCCCCGTCGCCCTCGACCACTCTGACGATCTTCGCGCGGAGCAGTCCGAGGTAGTCGTCGTCCCCGGGGTGGGCGGCCACGTCCTCGACCGCCTCGACGATCTGGCCCTCGGACTGCGGGTCGCGCCGCAGGCGCGCGAGCAGGCGCTGCCCGAGACGCACCGTGGCGTCCGCCGCGGCGTCCTCCCCCCGGGTGAGCACCGCCGTGCCGTAGGCGCCGACCGCAGCGCCCACCGAGGCGACCACCGCGTCCACCATGGAACCGTCCACCGTGCGCCCTCGCTTCTCCCGGAATCGATGCTGCAGCCATGCTAACGAACCGTCCGGCGAGGGGTTTGACAGCGCCAAATCCCGCCGCTCATGGCCGATTTGGGCCGTTGATCACGCCGCTGCCCCCATCGGCCCGGGGGGCCGCCGGATACGCTGAAGGCATGAGTTTCGACGTCTTCGTGTGCCGGTTCGAGCACGGTGAGCCCGCGACGCTGGACATGCGCGCCGCGCACGAGATCCTCGGCCCCCATGTGGTGGCGAGGGACCCGGGGACGAACTTCCTGCTGGTGAGTACGGCGGAGGGGGAGGAGGCGGGCGTCTACGTGAACGGCCCGACCGGCATCACCTTCAACCGCTTCGGAGGCGACGGGATCATGGACCTCCTGGCCGTCCTGCTGCGACGGCTGGACGCCGTGCTCGTCGTCCCCGGAGGGCCGACCGTGGTCCGGCGGGACGAGGACCGCGAGCTCCTGCCCGCCGCCCTCAGGGACGAGTGGCCCGTCGTCGTGGCCCGTACCGGCGCGGAGATCGACCGGGCGATCAGAGCGGCCTAAGCCGTCGCCAGGTGGGCGAACAGGCCGTGCTGCCGGGCGTCGTCCGGGGCGGACCAGCCGGCCAGCACCTGCCCCCGTACGCCGTCGCCGGCAGGCGCGTCGCCGGGGAGCAGCACCCGGACGACGGCCAGGGTCCACACCGGGCGTTCCCGCCCCGCCGGCCCCACGGTGACCAGGGTCGCGTCCGCGGTGTCCGTCACCGTCCCCGGGCCGGTGAGGCCCTCCGGCACGCCGGCCGCCCCGGTGCGGACCTCGACCGTCGGGTCGGGGGTGTCGCTCGTGTTCTGGTCCTGGGCCGTCGCGCGGCCCGCCAGCAGGGCCAGCAGCTGCTCGACCAGAACCATGTCGCGGGTCCCGTCGTAGATCCAGCGCTGGCCCAGCGCACCGTGCTCGGACGTGCCGATCAGGGCGTCCCCGGCACCCTCCAGCGGCGCCCCGCGGTAGGTGAGCGGGACCAGGTAGTTCACCGGCGCGGCCCCGCAGGTGTCGGTGACCACCATGAACTCGATGCCCACCTCGCCCTCGGGGTCGTCGAGCCGGAAACCGCCGGCCCTGGCGAGCTGCGGGCCACCCGTGCCTCCCCGGTACCAGGGGCGCAGGGGCAGCCAGCCGGCGAGGAGTTCGAGCTTGCCGGGCGACATGGTGGTGCGGTGAATGACGGCCATGATCCACAACCTACCCCGCACGCCCGGGTGTTGACCGGCCGACCGGTGCGCCGTCCGTACGGGCGTCCGCCCCGTCCTCGGCGTCCGCCCCGCCGCCCCGAGCGCTGCCCCGGCCGTCGTCCGGGCTCCCTGGGTGTGCCATCTCATGACATGGGTTCCTCGCGGCAAGGCTCGGCGGCGTAGGACGTGAGGCGAGCGGCGAGCGCGATGACGAGGTCGCGGAGTTCATCGGGGCGCTCGATGACGAACGGCCGGTCGAGTGAGGCGAGTACCGAGGGCAACCAGTCGAGCCGCTCCGCCCGCAGCTCGACGCGCAGCCAGCGCTCGGTCGCGCGGTCCTCGCCGGCCGCGGACTCGTGCTCCTCCAGGCTCGCGACGCTGGCCGGAAGGTGGGCGCGGATCTGCTCGACTGTCCCGTGGATCCGCAAGGTCACCTCATGCTGGTATTCGGCCGTGGCGAACCCTGACAACACGCGCTGTTCCGGACCGGGACCCACTGGCGCTTCGAACGAGCCGGGCAGGGTCCGCGCGTCTGCGATGCGATCGAGCCGGAAGGTTCGGTCCTCGCCGGTCTGGGCGTCCTTGCCCGTGACGTACCACCGGCCCGCATGGGCGACGATCCCGTACGCGTGCAGCGTGCGTTCGCTGCGTCGTCCGTCACGGTCGGTGTAGCGGATGGAGACCGGTCGGTGGTGGCGCACCGCATCGGCGATCGTGAGCAGGACCCCAGCGTCCGGGGTGTCGAACTCGCCGGGCTGCTCCGTGAAGGCGAGAGCTTCCAGGAGGGTGTCGAGCCGACGGGCGATGTGCTTGGGCAGCACCCGCCGGATCTTCGCCGACGCCGTCTCGCTTGCCGTGCGCTCCGTCGTCGTCAACCCTGCTCGGCGGCCCGCGACCAGGCCGAGCACCACGGCCAGCGCCTCGTCGTCGCTGAGCATGAGCGGAGGCAGGCGGTACCCGGGAGCCAGCCGGTACCCGCCGTAGCGGCCGCGCACCGATTCCACGGGCACGTCGAGGTCGATCAGTTGGTCCACATACCGGCGCACGGTGCGCCCTTCGACGCCGAGACGGTCGGCGAGTTCGGCCACCGTCCGGGTGCCGCCCGACTGCAGCAGCTCCAGGAGTGTCAGCACGCGGCCGGTCGGTCGAGGCATGTTGGCACCCTAACGCGAATACAGGACCGATTCTGTCCACTATTTCTCCTAGCCTGCGACGAGCACGCCTCCAGCACAGCCAAGGAGATTCCCATGGACTTCGTCTCGATCCGCATCATCACCGGCGACGTCGCACGCCTCGTCGACTTCTACGAGCGAGCCACAGGGGCGCGGGCGACGTGGGCCACCGAGGACTTCGCCGAACTCCAGACCGCGGGCGCCACCCTCGCGATCGCCGGCACCCGCACCGTCCCGCTGTTCGCCCCGGGCTCTGCCCGCCCGGCGGACAATCACAGCGTGATCACCGAGTTCCTCGTCGATGACGTGGACCGCGTTCACCAGAACCTGACCGGCTTCGTCACCGACTTCGTCAACGAGCCCACCACGATGCCCTGGGGCAACCGGTCGCTGCTGTTCCGCGACCCCGACGGCAACCTCGTCAACTTCTTCACCCCCGTCACACCGGCGGCCATCGAAAAGTTCGCACGCTGACGCCACGCACAGCCGCTCACGCGGGAGCCCTGAGATCCCACGGCTCCCGGTGAACGCGGCCGCCGAGTCCAGGAGCGCCACCAGCAGGGGACATCGGAACGCACCGCTGACCCTCGAAGGACGTCTGCGCTTGTGTCTGCGGGTCGACGCCGGACGTCCGATCGCGCACGTCGCTGCTGGAGCCGGGATCACCAGCCGCTGCCCGGCGAAGTGGTACGCCCGCCGGCGCGCGCACGGCGAGGACGGACTGCTCGACCACTCCTCCAGTCCCGCCACCAGTCCCGCCCGCACCCCCGAGGACATCGCCGACCTGGTGGAGGCGCTGCGGCGGCAGACCAAGCACGGACCAGCCCGGCTCGCCGCCGACCTACAGCGGCTGCACGGCGTCACACTCGCGCCGGCGACCGTACACCGCATCCTGGTGAGGCGAGGACTGGGCCG is drawn from Streptomyces sp. NBC_01232 and contains these coding sequences:
- a CDS encoding VOC family protein — protein: MDFVSIRIITGDVARLVDFYERATGARATWATEDFAELQTAGATLAIAGTRTVPLFAPGSARPADNHSVITEFLVDDVDRVHQNLTGFVTDFVNEPTTMPWGNRSLLFRDPDGNLVNFFTPVTPAAIEKFAR
- a CDS encoding tetratricopeptide repeat protein, producing MEPLSRRAEVSVNHGIISLGDGASNTVNNYHHPLPSAASLSWPGGPGRLSPTALAAGRFVGRERELSDLHTVLQSGTGLIAQTVAGLGGVGKSALACRYAQMRQDAYSPVWWITADSPDRIEAGLAALAVRMVPELNSAPLPDAAAWARSWLACHDGWLLILDDVAAPADVQELIGSLGTGRFLITSRLAEGWQDLVDRPVTLGAMPVEDATELLRRSSGRAELPDAARLSARLGHLPLAVAQAGAYLSQTGIGVGEYLDLLDHRSAETFRGAAAGTPGDRTIAAVWTVTLDRIAEEDALALEVFRTLAWFAPDGIPRSLLTPMADQGPLVHALGLLRAYRMVDFLDRSLSVHRLVQEVFRTPDAAIRHREDEAVARARARSVDLLTLARPAPDAGLEAWQCFLPHADALVAHTTAAQDDAAATGVFEAAARFLGSQNLQHRAVQYCSRIADFHGRTQGAYAPATLHARANLAAAQLETGDRVRARELLEANLSDQQQILGPDHRLTLASQAYLASITYAGGNPDLGIELLEASLGHRERVLGADHPDTLVSRGNLAVAHHERGNTVRATDLFETQLADCLRVLGPDHFDTLRSRHHLASARHAAGNATEAARQLTALLTDCERVLGASHPLTADVRSDVAAVASELTQQPRDDIEQLRADVLGREREHGPEHRSTVSARAVLGSAYLRAGDVRSATEVLETALGYSLWVLGPDHPATLHIGHQLGDAYFAAGREALGAEMVREALADCERVLGPGQWETENVRATLVFMAMSSLADRVPGVRAVRRLLKRMRRRGRPDGSGPAAGDRGWMRPGTDPERVRAAAAEGLRLCGEGELRGAEGHLRVACDGGNTSAMANLGMVLARTGRPAGAEFWLLRAVEAGEEGAAGPLGGLLAEAGWFKEAQPWLRRAAATGSVDSMMDLGHVLIRTRRGRSEAELWYRRAAEAGDPEAARFLEQWAALRPRRRPGPG
- a CDS encoding helix-turn-helix transcriptional regulator, giving the protein MPRPTGRVLTLLELLQSGGTRTVAELADRLGVEGRTVRRYVDQLIDLDVPVESVRGRYGGYRLAPGYRLPPLMLSDDEALAVVLGLVAGRRAGLTTTERTASETASAKIRRVLPKHIARRLDTLLEALAFTEQPGEFDTPDAGVLLTIADAVRHHRPVSIRYTDRDGRRSERTLHAYGIVAHAGRWYVTGKDAQTGEDRTFRLDRIADARTLPGSFEAPVGPGPEQRVLSGFATAEYQHEVTLRIHGTVEQIRAHLPASVASLEEHESAAGEDRATERWLRVELRAERLDWLPSVLASLDRPFVIERPDELRDLVIALAARLTSYAAEPCREEPMS
- a CDS encoding maltokinase N-terminal cap-like domain-containing protein, with product MAVIHRTTMSPGKLELLAGWLPLRPWYRGGTGGPQLARAGGFRLDDPEGEVGIEFMVVTDTCGAAPVNYLVPLTYRGAPLEGAGDALIGTSEHGALGQRWIYDGTRDMVLVEQLLALLAGRATAQDQNTSDTPDPTVEVRTGAAGVPEGLTGPGTVTDTADATLVTVGPAGRERPVWTLAVVRVLLPGDAPAGDGVRGQVLAGWSAPDDARQHGLFAHLATA